The proteins below are encoded in one region of Glandiceps talaboti chromosome 17, keGlaTala1.1, whole genome shotgun sequence:
- the LOC144448333 gene encoding protein lin-7 homolog C encodes MATLGDPLTLEKDVRRAIELLENLQKTGQVPSQKLAALQKVLQSEFFTAVREVYEHVHETVDISGSPEIRANATAKATVAAFAASEGHAHPRVVELPKTDEGLGFNVMGGKEQNSPIYISRIIPGGVADRHGGLKRGDQLLSVNGVSVEGEHHEKAVDLLKAAQGTVKLVVRYTPKVLEEMEARFDKQRMARRRQQQQ; translated from the exons ATGGCGACACTCGGCGATCCCCTCACGTTGGAAAAAG ATGTCAGGCGTGCCATCGAGCTTCTGGAAAACCTACAGAAAA CTGGACAGGTTCCCAGTCAGAAACTAGCTGCTTTACAGAAGGTGCTTCAAAGTGAGTTTTTCACTGCCGTTCGTGAAGTCTATGAACATGTCCACGAAACTGTTGATATATCAGGAAGTCCAGAGATAAGAGCTAATGCTACTGCCAAG GCTACAGTTGCCGCATTTGCTGCCAGTGAAGGTCATGCCCATCCCCGTGTAGTAGAATTACCCAAGACGGACGAAGGACTTGGTTTTAATGTGATGGGTGGTAAAGAACAGAATTCACCAATCTATATTTCACGTATTATACCTGGAGGTGTTGCTGATAGACACGGTGGATTGAAACGTGGTGATCAATTACTCTCGGTCAATGGAGTG TCTGTTGAAGGTGAACATCATGAAAAAGCTGTTGATTTATTAAAAGCAGCTCAAGGTACTGTCAAATTGGTTGTACGCTATACGCCAAAAGTACTGGAAGAGATGGAAGCTAGATTTGATAAACAACGTATGGCACGGAGacgtcaacaacaacaatga